In the genome of Arachis stenosperma cultivar V10309 chromosome 6, arast.V10309.gnm1.PFL2, whole genome shotgun sequence, the window ATGCCCTATCTCAGATCCATTCACCATTCTAGCTCTATAAATATACCTGCCTCGGTGGTGCGGTAAGACCAGTGTTATAGGTATCAGACTCGAATCGGTAATTGATCTGATAAAAATAATCAACATTATGGGTTCTCTTCCAAACATAGTAGAGGACTGCATGGGGTTCCTCAAACTCTACAGTGACGGTTCCATTTTTCGATCCAACGACATCAAATTTCACGAAACTCCAATCGAAGACGACACCGTTTCATTCAAGGACTGTCTTTATGACAAAAAGTTTAACCTCTTTCTCCGCCTCTACAAGCCTCAATCCAACAACAACGTTGTTAGGAATTCGAAGCTCCCTGTGGTGATGTTCTTCCGAGGTGGAGGCTTCTGTTTCGGTTCACGCACGTGGCCGCACGTGCACAATTGCTGCATGCGCCTCGCATCGGGGCTGAAGGCGGTGGTGGTCACGCCGGACTACAGGCTGGCGCCGGAGCACCGGCTACCTGCGGCGGTGGAAGACGCCGTGGAGGCGGTGAGATGGCTGCAGAGGCAAGCGCTGAGTGTTTGTGGCGATGCATGGTTGAGTAACGGTGACGTTGACTTTGACCGCGTTTTTATAATGGGTGACTCGAGTGGCGGAAACATTGCGCACCACCTGGCGGTTCGGTTCGGACCCGGTTCGAGAGAGATAAAACCAGTTCGAGTACGAGGTTACGTGCTGTTGGCGCCATTTTTTGGCGGGGTTGTTCGGACCAAGTCCGAGGAGGGTCCATCGGAGCACATGCTCACTCTTGACTTACTTGACAGGTCACTCTCTCACtcaaatttatcattttttattattttaaattaaattaaaaacaattcttttatatattttaatacgATAAAATCTCAcgtataataattattttttaaattaatatataaaatttattaaataatttaataaatttaactaaattattatataatattttttaattattaattttatataaagataatttataaataaattttttaacaatcCCTTTTCATATTAATATATGTTGAATTTTTTAGACTATTTTTGTTCATTATAGCTActcatttaatttatcttttattttttatctagaGTAGCTAATCTATAATTATATACTGATTATATGAATAAAGTATTTCAGTTAatcatttattaattttaaagttttacaaataaaatttttctctTTTACATTATGATGAATATATATAGAATTTGTTTGGGTGTTATTaagttgttaaaattttttttaatgaatatatttttttatttgttaatatGTATGACAAAATCTTagtataaagataaaaatactaaaaaaattttaaaataaattttcttagatgttataatttatatttttttaaatatatttttttacttgaaaaaaacttttaatattataaataaaaaaatatttttatataatcgTACTCAaacatataattattaaataaaaagatatttttttaataaaatatttaacataaatttatttttattttttaaaaatcttttaaaaaaatcacttGAAAGAAGATATGTTTATAGACAAGTACatagtttaatttttaatcCATTGATATTATAGAATATTTTATACCTTGAGTGCGATGATAGtgaattattttataatttattgataatatcaatattatattttaatttggtgttaaattatatattatatcgTTTTAGTAATAACTACTATTTTTTATGGTAAACTTTAACTAACACTCGGCCAAAATCCATACAAGTAATAGGTAgcattttattgttttgaatGTAAATACTCAGTATGGCAGAGTTATTCATGGACATGCAATTATTTGTCTATATTGTTAGGGTTAAATGTGGATTTTCCAAATTAGGTGTTAGATGGGCACTTCAAGAATATATAACTTGGAAGCTAAGTGGTTCCACTCGTTGCGGAGAAATTCACTTTTAGGATTCGTGAATATGGTTATGAATAATAATGaaactaatataattatataaccACTGAATTCATTATTACACTTGTTTTGGTTTTGGACTCTTTGTAGGGTATATATAGTGATATGTGATCTTAAATAAATTTGGTGttccacttaattaattatcaaatgTTTTTCATGTCGAATATTTACACAGCTAGATTTATATATAAGattatttatgaaaataaattcttttaattgttttataaaatataattttttattatatactttttaaataagacaaaaaaataaataaaaaatattaaataataaaaaattatactttattaAACAATtcattttacttttaaaaaattctattcCCAATGTATAAAAATCTTGTACGAGACAATATTCATTTTATTAGGTTTCAGATTTTCGTATTAATctttacttttataaaaaatttagataaaaattttaattaatgattACATTAAAATGCAAGTTTTGTAACTTTTGTTACCTAATTACATGTAAAATAATGATTTCAAAACGTTGTTACCTGTCTTGACCTTGACTCTAATATGGTCAACTCATCATCTCACTGTTTCGATTTTTATATGCTTAATAAAATGGTGAATATTCATATATAGTTAttgttatataaaattaataattataaattattaaataataattaattaaatatattaaattatttaattatttttaacaaataattttatataaaaacaaGCGTATATAAATTTTTACTGAATTTTGATCAATAAAGAAACTGAAAGAAACTGCGTAATAATTGTACTTggaatgtgatgagtaaatcAAAATGGCAATGATTGTTTGAAAGGCCAAAATTCACGGATGTGAATCATAGAAATTAAAGTAATTAGTGATAACATTTGGGCAGTGCCTATTGCACCCTTTTAAATGTTATACGGCTAGTGCCTAGTGGTGCCATTGTGCCACATGAATAATTCTAAATCAAAAGAAACTTGTCTATCACATTGTGGAGAAGAAGAGAAACGTCATTTTCGaaacctttttcttttatttctaggcttttattttttattcatttttaattAGTGAGGTTTCCATTACTTTAGTGGTTACAGTCCAATTAGGTATTACAATGTCATACAAAGAAAAGGTGGTAAAAAGA includes:
- the LOC130932565 gene encoding probable carboxylesterase 15 codes for the protein MGSLPNIVEDCMGFLKLYSDGSIFRSNDIKFHETPIEDDTVSFKDCLYDKKFNLFLRLYKPQSNNNVVRNSKLPVVMFFRGGGFCFGSRTWPHVHNCCMRLASGLKAVVVTPDYRLAPEHRLPAAVEDAVEAVRWLQRQALSVCGDAWLSNGDVDFDRVFIMGDSSGGNIAHHLAVRFGPGSREIKPVRVRGYVLLAPFFGGVVRTKSEEGPSEHMLTLDLLDRFWRLSLPVGESRDHPFANPFGVCGNNLRELKLDPMLVMVGGNELLKDRAKDYANKLKELGKNIEYVEFDGCQHGFFTHHSYSQVANQVIQILTRFMLQLN